In Janibacter sp. CX7, a single genomic region encodes these proteins:
- a CDS encoding TraR/DksA C4-type zinc finger protein, with protein MPDPRTLLDADRRETLARLATLTGDFDALVEASEGSNADDEHDPEGATIAFERSQVDALARQAREHLREIDAALARLDAGDYGTCERCGRPISAGRLEARPTARTCIDCAAR; from the coding sequence ATGCCTGACCCACGGACACTTCTCGACGCCGATAGAAGGGAGACCCTCGCTCGTCTCGCGACCCTCACCGGCGACTTCGACGCGCTCGTCGAGGCCAGCGAGGGGAGCAACGCCGACGACGAGCACGACCCGGAGGGGGCGACGATCGCCTTCGAGCGCTCGCAGGTCGATGCGCTCGCTCGGCAGGCCCGCGAGCACCTCCGCGAGATCGACGCTGCTCTGGCCCGCCTCGACGCAGGCGACTACGGCACCTGCGAGCGGTGCGGTCGCCCCATCTCGGCGGGTCGGCTCGAGGCGCGACCCACGGCGCGGACCTGCATCGATTGCGCTGCCCGCTGA
- a CDS encoding aldo/keto reductase: MSTPTISLNNDVTIPALGFGVFQTRPDETIAAVETALQIGYRHIDTAAAYGNEREVGEAIRRSGLARDEVFVETKIWISDYGYDETLHSFDKSAGKLGVEQIDLLILHQALPGEFDTTIGAYRALERLLADGRVRAIGVSNFMHEHLDRLLAETEVVPAVNQIEVHPYFRQSALLDRNNELGIVSQAWSPIGGITFYRDSGHTSTLENETIRSIADAHGKTPAQVMLGWHLQQGRQVIPKSVTPARIAENFDVFDIELSETELAAIDGLDTGKRGGPEPEDITLESFGREIPEA, from the coding sequence ATGAGCACCCCCACGATCTCCCTGAACAACGACGTGACCATCCCGGCTCTCGGTTTCGGCGTCTTCCAGACCCGGCCGGACGAGACGATCGCTGCGGTCGAGACGGCGCTGCAGATCGGCTACCGGCACATCGACACGGCCGCCGCCTACGGCAACGAGCGCGAGGTCGGCGAGGCGATCCGCCGGTCCGGTCTCGCCCGCGACGAGGTCTTCGTCGAGACGAAGATCTGGATCAGCGACTACGGCTACGACGAGACGCTGCACTCCTTCGACAAGAGCGCCGGCAAGCTCGGCGTCGAGCAGATCGACCTGCTGATCCTGCACCAGGCGCTGCCGGGCGAGTTCGACACGACGATCGGCGCCTACCGAGCGCTGGAGCGGCTGCTCGCCGACGGCAGGGTGCGCGCCATCGGCGTCTCGAACTTCATGCACGAGCACCTCGACCGGCTCCTCGCGGAGACCGAGGTCGTGCCGGCCGTCAACCAGATCGAGGTGCACCCGTACTTCCGCCAGTCGGCGCTGCTCGACCGCAACAACGAGCTCGGGATCGTCAGCCAGGCGTGGTCCCCGATCGGCGGCATCACCTTCTACCGGGACTCCGGCCACACGAGCACCCTCGAGAACGAGACGATCCGCTCGATCGCGGACGCACACGGCAAGACGCCCGCGCAGGTCATGCTCGGCTGGCACCTGCAGCAGGGCCGCCAGGTCATCCCGAAGTCCGTGACTCCCGCGCGGATCGCCGAGAACTTCGACGTCTTCGACATCGAGCTCTCCGAGACCGAGCTGGCCGCCATCGACGGCCTCGACACCGGCAAGCGCGGTGGCCCCGAGCCGGAGGACATCACGCTGGAGAGCTTCGGCCGGGAGATCCCGGAGGCATGA
- a CDS encoding alpha/beta hydrolase: MATHAFPEPVVVTHGPSDPDAPLVVLLHGRGSHEGEIISLAPHLPQGLQYAAVRAPIAEGGGFAWFANRGIGRPVAESLAATMAWFRAWLDDVAPEGRPVVLVGFSGGAAFAGGLLLADPQRFVGGAILFATMPFDAGLPTTPERLAGTSTLVIQGDTDQVIPRELLDRTWNYLTGESGATTTALREPGGHDLTAASRQALSAWLEDVTA, translated from the coding sequence ATGGCCACCCACGCCTTCCCCGAGCCCGTCGTCGTCACCCACGGACCGAGCGATCCCGACGCGCCGCTCGTCGTGCTGCTGCACGGCCGCGGGTCGCACGAGGGCGAGATCATCTCGCTCGCTCCGCATCTGCCGCAGGGCCTGCAATACGCTGCGGTGCGCGCACCGATCGCCGAGGGTGGGGGCTTCGCGTGGTTCGCCAACCGTGGCATCGGCCGGCCGGTCGCCGAGTCGCTCGCCGCGACCATGGCGTGGTTTCGCGCCTGGCTCGACGACGTGGCCCCGGAGGGCCGCCCCGTGGTGCTCGTCGGATTCAGCGGTGGCGCCGCCTTCGCCGGCGGGCTCCTGCTGGCCGACCCCCAGCGCTTCGTGGGCGGGGCGATCCTCTTCGCGACGATGCCCTTCGACGCGGGCCTGCCGACCACGCCGGAGCGACTCGCGGGCACCTCGACGCTCGTCATCCAGGGCGACACCGACCAGGTCATCCCCCGCGAACTCCTCGACCGGACGTGGAACTACCTCACCGGCGAGTCCGGCGCCACGACGACGGCGCTGCGCGAGCCGGGTGGGCACGACCTCACCGCCGCCAGCCGGCAGGCCCTGTCGGCCTGGCTCGAGGACGTCACCGCCTGA
- a CDS encoding FAD-binding oxidoreductase has protein sequence MTGTDDDVATTRSPEVAVIGGGIVGLSTAYALREQGVPVRLYEAGVPGTGQSAGESRIFRHAHDDPRLVALARESRGVWDEWAEHFDVELVSSDGVVAIGDSALARLRVLDQVGGVEAHEIDAAELAQRMPLLAGYSGPAVLDESGGAIRTRTAITALAGALEDAVTTAEVISIDPRADGTVEVRSVADRAVYSKVVVCAGRETARLARSVGLSLPVRLAAHVRLTFDVKAAAPARVACLQDSSGVFGEVGVYAAPLPGNSSYSVGLSETVGVRDDGTFIDPAAIRSLDERAREYVTRALPGLHPEPRDFLHCWVTDLPWSEDGVAVWEAGSVLFVAGHNLFKQAPALGRALARAATGGGLRGELTPDARLGEAQD, from the coding sequence ATGACAGGAACTGACGACGACGTTGCCACGACGCGTTCACCCGAGGTAGCAGTGATCGGGGGCGGGATCGTCGGTCTGTCGACGGCGTACGCGCTGCGGGAGCAGGGCGTTCCGGTGCGCTTGTACGAGGCCGGTGTGCCCGGCACGGGTCAGTCCGCAGGCGAGTCGCGGATCTTCCGGCATGCCCACGACGACCCGCGACTCGTCGCTCTCGCGCGCGAAAGCCGCGGCGTATGGGATGAGTGGGCCGAACACTTCGACGTCGAGCTGGTCTCATCAGACGGTGTCGTGGCGATCGGCGACAGCGCTCTGGCGCGGCTGCGGGTGCTTGACCAGGTCGGCGGCGTGGAAGCGCACGAGATCGATGCAGCGGAGCTCGCCCAGCGAATGCCGCTGCTCGCTGGGTACTCGGGGCCAGCGGTGCTCGACGAGTCGGGCGGGGCGATCCGCACCCGCACCGCGATCACGGCACTCGCGGGTGCCCTCGAAGATGCCGTCACCACCGCAGAGGTCATCTCCATCGATCCCCGCGCCGATGGGACGGTCGAGGTGCGCAGCGTCGCCGACCGGGCTGTCTACTCCAAGGTGGTCGTGTGCGCCGGCCGCGAAACCGCCCGCCTGGCCCGCAGCGTCGGCCTGTCGCTGCCGGTTCGCCTTGCCGCACACGTCCGGCTGACCTTCGACGTGAAAGCGGCCGCCCCGGCACGAGTCGCGTGCCTGCAGGACAGCAGCGGCGTCTTCGGCGAAGTCGGTGTGTACGCGGCGCCGCTACCGGGCAACAGCAGTTATTCGGTCGGACTCAGCGAAACCGTCGGCGTCCGCGACGACGGAACGTTCATCGACCCTGCGGCGATTCGATCGCTGGACGAACGCGCACGCGAATACGTGACACGGGCGCTGCCCGGTCTCCACCCAGAGCCGCGCGACTTCCTTCACTGCTGGGTGACCGACCTCCCATGGAGCGAGGACGGCGTGGCCGTGTGGGAGGCAGGCTCTGTCCTTTTTGTGGCCGGTCACAATCTGTTCAAGCAGGCACCTGCGCTGGGTCGTGCTCTTGCCCGGGCTGCGACCGGCGGCGGTCTCAGGGGCGAGCTCACGCCCGACGCGCGCCTCGGCGAAGCCCAGGACTAG
- a CDS encoding putative quinol monooxygenase codes for MSVTKGLLVRFDALPGKEDDVKEFLDSGRALVEEEPATTAWFAIRLGPSSFGIFDVFPDDAGRDAHLSGAVAAALGEQTGAMFSEPTIEKLDVLGSKLPA; via the coding sequence ATGAGTGTGACCAAGGGACTGCTGGTCAGGTTCGACGCGCTGCCCGGCAAGGAGGACGACGTGAAGGAGTTCCTTGACAGCGGCCGTGCGCTTGTCGAGGAAGAGCCGGCGACCACTGCGTGGTTCGCGATCCGCCTCGGGCCCTCCTCCTTCGGGATCTTCGACGTGTTCCCCGACGACGCCGGACGTGACGCTCACCTGTCCGGCGCTGTTGCGGCAGCTCTCGGCGAGCAGACCGGTGCGATGTTCTCCGAACCGACGATCGAGAAGCTCGACGTGTTGGGCTCCAAGCTGCCCGCCTGA